In a single window of the Micromonospora inositola genome:
- a CDS encoding alpha-ketoacid dehydrogenase subunit beta, which translates to MIFAKELNETLRTCLTADPRVLVLGEDIADPYGGAFKVTRGLSTAFPDRVRTMPISEGAIAGISAGLALAGYRPIAEIMFGDFLTLVFDQVVNHIAKYQAMYAGQATCPVIVRAPSGGHRGYGPTHSQSLEKHFLGVPHLRVVAASLVHDPRAVFEELLAQDSPVLYVEHKLLYPQHLTVPENGRSGDLLAAQDASPGMLPTVCLSAVPREECAVTVLAYGYQAMLAAKVVERLAVEEEIFVELLVPAQLAPMDWAPVERSVGVTGRLVTVEEGSGGWSWGTEAAATISRRLFRELRSPVDVVASEPTVIPSSRTKESRILVGEGQIEAALRAAAA; encoded by the coding sequence GTGATCTTCGCCAAGGAGCTGAATGAGACGCTACGCACCTGCCTCACCGCTGACCCCCGGGTGCTCGTGCTCGGCGAGGACATCGCTGACCCGTACGGCGGAGCGTTCAAGGTGACCCGAGGGCTCTCCACCGCCTTCCCCGACCGGGTCCGCACCATGCCGATCAGCGAGGGAGCCATCGCCGGAATCTCCGCGGGACTCGCTCTGGCCGGGTATCGGCCAATCGCCGAGATCATGTTCGGTGACTTCCTCACCCTCGTCTTCGATCAGGTCGTCAACCACATCGCCAAGTACCAGGCGATGTACGCCGGCCAGGCGACCTGCCCGGTCATCGTGCGCGCCCCCTCCGGCGGCCACCGCGGATACGGTCCGACGCACAGCCAGAGCCTGGAAAAGCACTTCCTCGGCGTGCCACATCTGCGGGTGGTCGCCGCGTCGCTGGTTCACGATCCCCGGGCGGTCTTCGAGGAGCTCCTCGCCCAGGACAGCCCGGTCCTCTACGTCGAGCACAAGCTGCTCTACCCACAGCACCTGACCGTGCCCGAGAACGGCCGGTCGGGAGACCTGCTCGCGGCGCAGGACGCCAGCCCTGGCATGCTGCCGACAGTGTGCCTCTCCGCCGTGCCCCGTGAGGAGTGTGCGGTGACCGTCCTGGCCTACGGATACCAGGCCATGCTCGCCGCGAAGGTGGTCGAACGGCTCGCCGTCGAGGAGGAGATCTTCGTCGAGCTGTTGGTGCCGGCTCAGCTCGCCCCGATGGACTGGGCACCGGTCGAGCGCTCCGTCGGCGTCACCGGACGGCTCGTCACCGTGGAAGAGGGCAGCGGCGGTTGGTCGTGGGGCACCGAGGCGGCCGCCACAATTTCACGCCGGCTGTTCCGGGAGCTGCGTTCCCCCGTTGACGTCGTGGCCAGCGAGCCCACCGTTATCCCGTCATCCAGGACCAAGGAGAGCCGGATCCTGGTCGGCGAGGGGCAGATCGAGGCGGCTCTGCGCGCTGCGGCCGCCTGA
- a CDS encoding biotin/lipoyl-containing protein encodes MKPVIVPTSDVNSEHGVLVAWFVDDGAKVEADTLLAEIETSKAVLEVVAPEAGIVLHLAERLQEVPLSEPIAMLFETSADLTEYVRERETRAAAEAETPAPVRASAKAVRRGEELGVDLSTLQLGRLITVKDVEAAFRETRVDQDALPAPLTAQPGVQRILLIGGALGATQVIDILAGSATQRAVAIVDDDPQRWGGDVHGVPIVGGTDRLAALFDEGAYDAAIIAIGTSVETRRRFREKCAEAGIPLANAIDPTAKIATDVVLGHGNIICAFSHLATGVRMGDNNFLSAYNSFDHHSRIGSDNATGPSCVSSGKVTVGDRVRLGTGIFIEPNVVLGDGVVVASGAVIVRSVPAEHAVKTKVVTTTVVPPRRPGR; translated from the coding sequence GTGAAGCCGGTAATCGTACCGACCAGCGATGTCAACAGCGAGCACGGCGTGCTCGTGGCATGGTTCGTCGACGACGGAGCCAAGGTGGAAGCGGACACCCTGCTCGCCGAAATCGAGACCAGCAAGGCGGTGCTCGAGGTCGTCGCTCCCGAGGCCGGCATCGTCCTGCACCTGGCCGAGCGACTCCAGGAGGTCCCCCTTTCCGAGCCGATCGCCATGCTCTTCGAGACGTCGGCCGACCTCACCGAGTACGTGCGGGAGCGCGAGACGCGGGCGGCGGCTGAGGCTGAGACGCCGGCACCCGTACGAGCGAGCGCCAAGGCCGTGCGACGGGGCGAGGAGCTCGGCGTCGACCTGTCGACCCTCCAGCTCGGACGGCTGATCACCGTCAAGGACGTGGAGGCGGCCTTCCGCGAGACCAGGGTCGACCAAGACGCCCTCCCGGCGCCGCTGACGGCCCAGCCCGGCGTCCAGCGCATCCTGCTCATCGGCGGGGCGCTGGGAGCCACTCAGGTGATCGACATCCTGGCCGGTTCCGCGACGCAACGGGCCGTCGCCATCGTGGACGACGACCCGCAGCGGTGGGGTGGCGACGTGCACGGCGTGCCGATCGTCGGCGGAACGGACCGGCTGGCCGCGCTCTTCGACGAGGGTGCGTACGACGCCGCGATCATCGCGATCGGAACGTCGGTGGAGACCCGGCGCCGCTTCCGCGAGAAGTGCGCGGAGGCCGGCATCCCGTTGGCGAACGCCATCGACCCCACCGCCAAGATCGCCACCGACGTGGTCCTCGGGCACGGGAACATCATTTGCGCCTTCTCGCATCTCGCCACCGGCGTCCGGATGGGAGACAACAACTTCCTCTCCGCCTACAACTCGTTCGACCACCACAGTCGAATCGGCTCCGACAACGCCACCGGCCCGTCGTGCGTCTCGTCCGGCAAGGTGACGGTGGGCGACCGGGTGCGGCTCGGCACCGGCATCTTCATCGAGCCGAACGTCGTCCTGGGTGACGGCGTGGTGGTCGCCTCCGGCGCGGTCATCGTCCGATCGGTCCCGGCCGAGCACGCCGTCAAGACGAAGGTCGTCACGACGACGGTGGTGCCGCCGCGGCGGCCCGGACGGTAA
- a CDS encoding thiamine pyrophosphate-dependent dehydrogenase E1 component subunit alpha: MDLAEPGLWPAAGADHTASRYVPAPTDERLTGLPGESDERRLYRRMRFIRRFEETLLSLFEEGVLNGTTHACIGQEADAVAVMEHLADEDHVFSNHRCHGHYLARTGDALGLLAEIMGKEAGVCRGIGGSQHICAPGFKSNGVQGGIVPAAAGIALAGQLDGARRVSVVFIGDGTLGEGLLYETLNIAALWRLPLLVVCEDNRWAQSTPIGANLAGSMPGRFEAFGIPVREVDSTDVMELREAAGAEVDAVRGGAGPRVLLIHTYRLCHHSKSDDERPAEEIAARWAVEPLLVHGRRLSNDERRIIDGDVEAALAQVVETARALP; the protein is encoded by the coding sequence GTGGACCTGGCCGAGCCTGGTCTCTGGCCGGCGGCTGGTGCTGATCACACCGCCTCCCGGTACGTCCCGGCGCCCACCGACGAACGGCTCACCGGATTGCCCGGCGAATCCGACGAGCGCCGGCTCTACCGGCGCATGCGCTTCATCCGCCGTTTCGAGGAAACACTGCTCTCGCTCTTTGAGGAGGGCGTGCTGAATGGCACAACGCACGCGTGTATCGGTCAGGAGGCCGACGCAGTCGCGGTGATGGAGCACCTGGCCGATGAGGACCACGTGTTCAGCAACCATCGGTGCCACGGTCACTACCTCGCCCGCACCGGCGACGCCCTGGGGCTGCTCGCCGAAATCATGGGCAAGGAAGCCGGTGTCTGTCGGGGCATCGGCGGTAGCCAGCACATCTGCGCCCCCGGATTCAAGTCCAACGGCGTCCAAGGCGGCATCGTGCCGGCCGCCGCCGGGATCGCCCTCGCCGGCCAGCTGGACGGCGCGCGCCGGGTGAGCGTCGTGTTCATCGGCGACGGAACCCTGGGCGAGGGGCTGCTCTACGAGACGTTGAACATCGCGGCGCTCTGGCGACTGCCGCTCCTGGTGGTCTGCGAGGACAACCGGTGGGCGCAGAGCACGCCGATCGGGGCCAACCTGGCGGGCAGCATGCCGGGCAGGTTCGAGGCCTTCGGCATCCCGGTACGTGAAGTCGACAGCACCGACGTGATGGAGCTACGCGAGGCCGCCGGGGCGGAAGTCGATGCGGTACGCGGCGGAGCTGGTCCCCGGGTCCTGCTGATCCACACGTACCGGCTGTGTCATCACTCCAAGAGCGACGACGAACGCCCCGCCGAGGAGATCGCGGCCCGATGGGCCGTCGAGCCGTTGCTGGTCCACGGCCGCCGGCTGAGCAATGACGAGCGACGGATCATCGACGGCGACGTGGAGGCCGCGCTGGCGCAGGTGGTCGAGACGGCGAGGGCACTGCCGTGA